The Gloeobacter violaceus PCC 7421 DNA window AGCCGCCCGGGACGATACACACTCACCGTCCGTTTGTCCGGATCGAGAAGCAGCCCGACCTCCGCTCCAATCGCCAGATAGGCCAACAACTTTTCTTCGAGCACTTTGAGGCGGTCGGTGCTGGATTTGATCTCCGCCACCAGATTCGGCACCACCTGGGCATAGGTGCGCGGGGCGCGGCCGAGCCGCTCGCGCGAGACGAACGACACATCTGGGGCGGTGAGATCGGTGTTGGGGGGACAGAAACCGGTGCCGGCGTCGAAGACGTATCCCAGAGCCCGCTGTTCGACCCACAGGTTCAAGCGCGTCGAAAGGCGCACCCCCACGATCCCCGAGACCGCGTCCGATGGACTCATGATCGTGATCACCCCATCGCGCAGTTCGATCCGGTAGTCCGGAAAAAGCCGCTGAACTTTCTCGACATCCGCGATCGTCATCGCCATCGGCCTGCTCTCCACGCCGCTTCCACAGTTTAACTTTGCCGGCGCACCGCTAATAGCGACCGGGATCGTCGTCGAGCGACAGCAAAAAATCGACCAGGTCCCTCTATTGAGCGTAGGTGAAGCCCGCAGCCGGATCGACAACAGCGAAGCTGCCGTCGGCAAAAAACTGCAGCGCGCCC harbors:
- a CDS encoding Uma2 family endonuclease, translated to MAMTIADVEKVQRLFPDYRIELRDGVITIMSPSDAVSGIVGVRLSTRLNLWVEQRALGYVFDAGTGFCPPNTDLTAPDVSFVSRERLGRAPRTYAQVVPNLVAEIKSSTDRLKVLEEKLLAYLAIGAEVGLLLDPDKRTVSVYRPGRLLEVLSGTDSLRFADVLSGWEVPVSELWPPVFD